The nucleotide window CTAGTTTCTGTGAATCAAATTTCCATGGTTTTATTGTAGGTGTGTCTAATTGTATAATTGAAGAATAATATACACAGATAACTAAATCAAAAACTTGAATAGTTTGGCTACTTATAGTAGATGCAGAATCTGTTCACTACATGGATATTGGAAGAAGGGTTTCATAGAATGTTtgcagttgtttttttaattctgcatCATCTGTTTGGAATTCTAAGTTGTAATGACTTAAAACTGCAGTACTATAAAATTTTATTGTCTTATACGAGACTTTAGCCATGCTACCTTCATTTACATTAGTATTGGGATGTGGTTAAATTCCTCTCTGTTGAGCGGAAAATATACCTCTGAATATCAATAAATTCATAACTTGGTAATAATGAGAACAGATAACAGTGTGTCACATAACTTCAGATGGAAAGAGTGGAACAATCTAAACCTTACTTCTAGAAACAAAGGAAGGATGCCAGTATTGTCTGCAATAAAAAAACATCGCGTTGTTTTCCAGGACCAAAACCATGTTGGCAGATGCCGTCAGCAGAATCCCTGTTTTCTATCTCATTAAATCACAAGATTGCATAATAAATATTCAGAAAAAAGAACAATCCGTCACATCAACAATAAATAAGTTTGACACTGGAGAACAAATCGATAACCACATTCCAAATGCAGAGGCTTAGATGTGGTTATTAAGAAGTGATAGGACTTCTATATTATTTATGTCTAGATACTGTAATTCCTATTTCCTGAAGAGATTTACATCTGTAGAGAATCCACTCTGTAATATAATATCCTATCGGCCAAGATGATActggtttaatttattttttttttaatttaattttgcccCTGTCTCTCTTCATTATGAAAGATGGAACTTTTTTCCTGGACAAATACCAGGATCTCAgtaattttttccttttaagaaaTTAGTTTATATGGGAATATGTGTAATTAATTAGGTATCAGGGGgttgctgtgttagtctgtatccacaaaaacaacaaggagtccgatggcaccttaaagactaacagatttatttaaggtgccaccggactccttgttgtttttgtaattcattcattcattcataaaGAGTAATGTGCTATAGCTCTGGAGATTGTTTTGCAGTTATTAAAAAGACAAGATTTTTGCCTTTATTTTACAGTCTTGAAGCCTTAATATTACATCTATAATGCAAGAAATGTCTTGCTCTTCGGGTGAATTCCACTGAATAACAGTGAGTTCCTGTAAAAGAGAGAGACTCTGCAAGACAGGTAGATTTTTGTTAGGCTTTATCAGACAAACATAGACAATGAAGATAGCAAAGGGCaagttaaaacaaagagttaatcTGAGTTACTTTATAATGTGAATGGATCTTTgtaaattttgtttatttttaattaagaaCAAATTAGGCGAGAGGTATAGGTAGCACTGGAGTGGAAGTAGTATTCAGAATACGCTGTCTGAACAAATGAATAATGTGACAAAGGGCAAGACTTCCATTTTCATTTGCCAGAATGACTTTAACTACAgagatttgttgtttttttatttaattacataaagaaaaggtaaagtGAACATGCCTTTTGCTTATTGGAACTATTCTAGAAATCAAACCAAAATGCTTAAATTGTTCAGGGCCATTATTTCAGCTTTTCATACAGATGTggagagaaagaagagagagaactaTAGAAAATAACACagatattttaaacttttttagtCACTGACATCTTgaaaattttaatttctttttgagAAAATGGGAGTCAAATTGTGCAAGGAAAGTGAAAGAATTTAGGCCTTGTCATCAGTACAGTCTTCTCATTGTCCTAAGTATTTTTGGCAACAATTCATcttgaaatatatttttctatccTATGCAATCTTTGGTAACACTTTGATGGATTTACAGTACATATCTGCACGCAGGGAAAAGAGATGGTAATAGAAACAGGTTACTTAAAATTTCCCCTTTTTAATTAGAATTTCTTGGTATAATATTCCCTTTTTGCTTTCCTTCATGGTATTCTTGACATATTAGTGAGTACTAGGGAAAATTGAGACTTATATGAATGAACACAGATTGCCTTTTCAATGGGAGCATATTAAATCCTCTTCTCCATTACTTCCAGTAGAGGCTAGTAATATTTGCCAAGGTTACCATATGGAATAactctgtttttctgtttttattttgtttaaattatattttaatataatgacTTTTTTTTAGGTGAAAAACCATTTCGCTGTGATGAATGTGGTATGAGGTTCATACAGAAGTATCATATGGAAAGGCACAAGAGAACTCATAGTGGAGAGAAGCCTTACCAGTGTGAATATTGTTTGCAGGTAAGATGGTTAATTAAAATAATtcacatcattttttaaaaactgaaataacaAACCTGATTCTAAAGTAATACACGTAAGACTTTCTCTAAATTTTGAAGTCTGACAAGCCTACAAATCAATTTAGAAAAAATTATACTAATGCAAACTGAATGTATGTTGTAGGGCAGCCTTCAGTTGAAGTGGCTGAACTGTGTGTGAATTAATGAGTAAATTACTTACAATCAAAGATGGCTTttcttatttatatatttttctctaaCTTAAAATATCCTCTACAGTACTTTTCCAGAACTGATCGTGTGCTGAAACATAAACGTATGTGCCATGAGAGCCGTGACAAGAAACCTAATAGAAGTGCCACCAAAGTTGGCCTTTTGACATCTGAGGAAGATCCTGGCTTCTCTACACCGATGAAAGACAGCTCCCtaccaaagaagaaaagacagaaaacagagAAAGCAAAGTCTGTGGACAAGGAAATTGGAGATAAATCAGAACAGAAGAAGGATAAAAATGACTACTTGCCTTTGTATTCTGCCAGTGCTAAAGTAAAGGATGAATATATGGTGGCAGAATATGCTGTTGAGATGCCACATTCTTCTGTCAGTGGGTCACATTTAGAAGATGCAAATTCTGGAGAAATACACCCACCTAAACTGGTTCTCAAAAAAGTTACTAGTAAGAGAAGTCTAAAACAGCCACTTGAGCAAAGTCAGACCATTTCACCTTTATCTACATATGAAGAGAACAAGGTTTCAAAGTATGCCTTTGATCTTGTGGATAAACAAGGTTTATTGGACGCAGATGGTAATGCTGACATTGACCAAGTTGATACTTTACAGGAAGGGCCCAGTAAACCTGTACACAGCAGCACTAATTATGATGACGCAAtgcagtttttaaagaaaaagaggtATCTGCAAGCGGCTAGTAATAATAGTAGAGAATATGCCCTGAATGTAGGTACTATAGCATCTCAACCTTCAGTAACACAGGCAGCTGTAGCAAGTGTCATTGATGAAAGTACCACAGCATCCATATTAGATTCACAGGCACTGAATGTGGAAATTAAAAGTAACCATGACAAAAATGTCATTCCAGATGAGGTGCTTCAAACCCTACTAGATCATTATTCCCACAAGGCTAATGGACAACATGAAATATCTTTCAATGTGACGGATACTGAGGTGACCTCCAGTATATCAATCAATTCTTCTGAAGTATCTGAGGTCACCCAGTCTGAAACTGTTGGAACAAGCTCTCAAGCTTCCTCATCAGATAAAGCCAGTATGTTACAAGAATATTCAAAGTTTCTACAACAAGCGTTGGACAGAACTAGCCAAAATGATGCCTATTTGAACAACCCAAGCCTTAATTTTGTGACTGATAACCAGACTCTTACAAGCCAGCCAGCATTCTCTTCCATAGACAAACAGGTCTATGCTTCTATACCTGTCAATAGCTTTCGATCGGGAATGAACTCTCCATTAAGAACAACTCCAGACAAGTCTCATTTTGGACTAATGGTTGCTGATTCCCAGCACTCTTTTCCCTTTTCAGGTGATGAGGCGAAtcattcttcctcctcctctacaCAGGACTTCTTGGATCAAGTGACTTCTCAGAAGAAAGCAGAGGCACAGCCTGTCCATCAGGCTTATCAAATGAGCTCCTTTGAGCAGCCTTTCAGAGCTCAATACCATGGAGCAAGAGCTGGAATATCACCTCAGTTTAGCACTGCCAACGGACAGGTGAACCTGCGAGGGCCAGGGACAAGTGCTGAATTCCCTGAATTTCCCTTGGTGAATGTAAATGATAATAGAGCTGGGATGACTTCTTCACCTGATGCCACAACGGGCCAGACTTTTGGCTAAGAAAATCTTTGTAAATAATATTGGCACTTTAGAACAGATCTGTCAAGAATGGTGTTGCTCTGTATCAAATGGAGTGCTGTACAGCTTTTAAGAACGTTGTGTTATAACAAAAATAAGCTGATATAGCAAGATCAATAACTTCATTTTTGGTTAGTCCACCAGTCATTGAACTGCCTTACATGTTGTCTCTCCTATAAAAGGCAGTTTATTACTCACTTGTTCGAGACCAGAAACTTGCTCTTTTACATAcacttaaatttaaaacaaaacaaaaaacccaaggtAAGGTTTCCTCCCATAATAGTTTCCTATTTGGTTCCATTGTACGTTCTTGGTAGAACAGTAATTGTCATGTTGTCATTTTCTAAGCTTGTCAGTGTAGTCATTGCTCTTCAGTAGGGAACCTAAATATACTAAACAGAATAAACTACAAGTTTAAATGTCAAGCGATTATGGCTAAACCACATTGGTGTATTCTATAGAAATACCTTTTCTTCCCTCTttcttaaaatgaaatatatgccAGATGCCCTTTATTTTTGCTTTGCATTACACTGAGCTGTGTTTTGGAggaaaaaagtaataataaattcTGATAGACTAACTCCATTATTTAAAAGtctaattaatttaaaatactttaaaaacttttttagCAAAATACATGTCTGCTAATGCATTTACTTCAGTCCTGAAGTGTGTTGCATATTTCTTTGTATAGTTGAACCTAGACATAACTTTTTATGATTCTTTCACATGCAGATATCAAGATTTTGAAGTTTTAGTTAAAATACTCTGTAGATTACATTCCCATTTACATAAAGCTTACACAAATTGTGTATTCCGAGATTTTAAAGCTTAATTGTACTTTATCCTGCATATTCACAGTGATTAACAAAGAGCACTTAGTTTCTATTTGATACTTTTTGATTTCTCAAAGAATAAAAACTATTTTAGATTTTTAGGTCTGATATGGCTGCATCATTATCATCTCATACAACActgattaatattttttaatataaaatgagaTTGGAATTTCTTAGCTTCTGTGAAAACTGGTTTAATTTTCTCTATCTAGAACTTTGACAATTCAGATAATTAAACATACTAAAGCATCCCAATAAGCTGAAGTGGGCCTTCTAATTGCATATCTTTTTAGCGATTTCTTAATGAACAATGTTCATTACAATTTTACCAACCAAAACTGTTGACTAATGCTAGTGAACAGAATTTTTTTCAGTATAGATGAATGATCAGAAGCTTTTGTTGCATTTCACAGTATAAATAAACTGCAAACTTTATCCCTGTACCATGAATATGTTTTTTTAATAGTACTTTGGCTTGAAGTATACAGTAAGGTACGATAAATAGTTCTGTGTGCATTTTTAAGGTGGTGAGATTGGAATAACATAAATGTGTTGTGTAGTTTAAgttaacaattttaaaattttgaactTTATGTTCATTCGTTTGCACCTTTCCCTAGAGGATACACGGTCAGGTAGTTTAAGGCAGTATAAACCTAATATTGTAGGTTGATTAACCATTACGTGGGGATACAGATAAGGATGCATACATACCTTTACAACACTGTCCCTGGCTGACATCTCCCAAATGAAACCATCAGCTCGGAGAGGAGGTTGAGCCCCATTGTACTGAAGAACACCCTCCCCAGACAGCAGACTCGAGTGGGAGAGCACAACTTATCCATTCCCAAAATACTAACCACATTTTATTGTTTTGCATCATTGTAGCTGCAGTAACTCCCTTAGCCCGTTTTAGGAAGAAAGTTCATCTGGAATCCATAGACTACACCTCAAGTGGCCAG belongs to Gopherus flavomarginatus isolate rGopFla2 chromosome 10, rGopFla2.mat.asm, whole genome shotgun sequence and includes:
- the ZNF148 gene encoding zinc finger protein 148 isoform X2; protein product: MNIEDKLGGLFLKCGGIDQMQSSRAMVGMGAVSDQSSISGERQEAVLQDRTMAHQEILTTDEVLQESELRQQEMISHDELMVHEETVKNDDELEAQDRLPQGLQYAVNVPISVKQEITFTDASEQQKRDKKQIREPVDLQKKKKRKQRSPAKILTINEDGSLGLKTPKSHVCEHCNAAFRTNYHLQRHVFIHTGEKPFRCDECGMRFIQKYHMERHKRTHSGEKPYQCEYCLQYFSRTDRVLKHKRMCHESRDKKPNRSATKVGLLTSEEDPGFSTPMKDSSLPKKKRQKTEKAKSVDKEIGDKSEQKKDKNDYLPLYSASAKVKDEYMVAEYAVEMPHSSVSGSHLEDANSGEIHPPKLVLKKVTSKRSLKQPLEQSQTISPLSTYEENKVSKYAFDLVDKQGLLDADGNADIDQVDTLQEGPSKPVHSSTNYDDAMQFLKKKRYLQAASNNSREYALNVGTIASQPSVTQAAVASVIDESTTASILDSQALNVEIKSNHDKNVIPDEVLQTLLDHYSHKANGQHEISFNVTDTEVTSSISINSSEVSEVTQSETVGTSSQASSSDKASMLQEYSKFLQQALDRTSQNDAYLNNPSLNFVTDNQTLTSQPAFSSIDKQVYASIPVNSFRSGMNSPLRTTPDKSHFGLMVADSQHSFPFSGDEANHSSSSSTQDFLDQVTSQKKAEAQPVHQAYQMSSFEQPFRAQYHGARAGISPQFSTANGQVNLRGPGTSAEFPEFPLVNVNDNRAGMTSSPDATTGQTFG
- the ZNF148 gene encoding zinc finger protein 148 isoform X1, whose product is MNIEDKLGGLFLKCGGIDQMQSSRAMVGMGAVSDQSSISGERQEAVLQDRTMAHQEILTTDEVLQESELRQQEMISHDELMVHEETVKNDDELEAQDRLPQGLQYAVNVPISVKQEITFTDASEQQKRDKKQIREPVDLQKKKKRKQRSPAKILTINEDGSLGLKTPKSHVCEHCNAAFRTNYHLQRHVFIHTGEKPFQCSQCDMRFIQKYLLQRHEKIHTGEKPFRCDECGMRFIQKYHMERHKRTHSGEKPYQCEYCLQYFSRTDRVLKHKRMCHESRDKKPNRSATKVGLLTSEEDPGFSTPMKDSSLPKKKRQKTEKAKSVDKEIGDKSEQKKDKNDYLPLYSASAKVKDEYMVAEYAVEMPHSSVSGSHLEDANSGEIHPPKLVLKKVTSKRSLKQPLEQSQTISPLSTYEENKVSKYAFDLVDKQGLLDADGNADIDQVDTLQEGPSKPVHSSTNYDDAMQFLKKKRYLQAASNNSREYALNVGTIASQPSVTQAAVASVIDESTTASILDSQALNVEIKSNHDKNVIPDEVLQTLLDHYSHKANGQHEISFNVTDTEVTSSISINSSEVSEVTQSETVGTSSQASSSDKASMLQEYSKFLQQALDRTSQNDAYLNNPSLNFVTDNQTLTSQPAFSSIDKQVYASIPVNSFRSGMNSPLRTTPDKSHFGLMVADSQHSFPFSGDEANHSSSSSTQDFLDQVTSQKKAEAQPVHQAYQMSSFEQPFRAQYHGARAGISPQFSTANGQVNLRGPGTSAEFPEFPLVNVNDNRAGMTSSPDATTGQTFG